Proteins from a single region of Macaca thibetana thibetana isolate TM-01 chromosome 4, ASM2454274v1, whole genome shotgun sequence:
- the MAD2L1BP gene encoding MAD2L1-binding protein, whose product MAAPEAEVLSPASVPDLEWYEKSEETHASQIELLETSSTQEPLNPSEPFCPRDCIVPVVFPGPVSQEGCCQFTCELLKHIMYQRQQLPLPYEQLKNFYRKPSPQAEEMLKKKPRATTEVSSRKCQQAVAELESVLSHLEDFFARTLVPRVLILLGGNSLSPKEFYELDLSLLAPYSVDQSLSTAACLRRLFRAIFMADAFSELQAPPLMGTIIMAQGHRDCGEDWFQPKLNYRVPSRGHKLTVTLSCGRPSIRTTAWEDYIWFQAPVTLKGFRE is encoded by the exons ATGGCGGCGCCGGAGGCGGAGGTTCTGTCCCCAGCCTCAGTCCCTG ATTTGGAGTGGTATGAGAAGTCAGAAGAAACTCACGCCTCCCAGATAGAACTGCTTGAGACAAGCTCTACCCAGGAACCTCTCAACCCTTCGGAGCCCTTTTGCCCAAGAGACTGCATAGTACCAGTGGTGTTTCCTGGGCCTGTAAGCCAGGAAGGCTGCTGTCAGTTTACTTGTGAACTTCTAAAGCATATCATGTACCAACGCCAGCAACTCCCTCTGCCCTATGAACAGCTTAAGAACTTTTACCGAAAACCTTCTCCCCAG GCAGAGGAGATGCTGAAGAAGAAACCTCGGGCCACCACTGAGGTGAGCAGCAGGAAATGCCAACAAGCTGTGGCAGAACTGGAGAGTGTCCTCAGCCACCTGGAGGACTTCTTTGCACGGACACTAGTACCACGAGTGCTGATTCTCCTTGGGGGCAATTCCCTAAGCCCCAAGGAGTTCTATGAACTCGATTTGTCTCTGCTGGCCCCCTACAGCGTGGACCAGAGCCTGAGCACAGCAGCTTGTTTGCGCCGTCTCTTCCGAGCCATATTCATGGCTGATGCCTTTAGTGAGCTTCAGGCTCCTCCTCTCATGGGCACCATCATCATGGCACAGGGACACCGCGACTGTGGAGAAGATTGGTTTCAACCCAAGCTCAACTATCGAGTGCCCAGCCGGGGCCATAAACTGACTGTGACCCTGTCATGTGGCAGACCTTCCATCCGAACCACGGCTTGGGAAGACTACATTTGGTTCCAGGCACCAGTGACACTTAAAGGCTTCCGCGAGTGA